One window of Triticum dicoccoides isolate Atlit2015 ecotype Zavitan chromosome 5A, WEW_v2.0, whole genome shotgun sequence genomic DNA carries:
- the LOC119301255 gene encoding probable NAD(P)H dehydrogenase subunit CRR3, chloroplastic codes for MACHLVAACVPRLAVVSSSASGDPVRRIRRRAPGSRPQKPSTAAPPQPSVAEVRRAIGAADDPSASGRDKQSGFMELLASTPIGQPESDAERRIREAAEWVVDNTESRAQEGQKSILVLCMKIFPLWLFLMLTALGVIKLPFDIPGLDMDNLLM; via the exons ATGGCGTGCCACCTCGTCGCCGCCTGCGTCCCGCGTCTGGCCGTCGTGTCATCCTCCGCCTCCGGGGACCCCGTCCGCCGTATCCGGCGGCGCGCGCCGGGGTCGCGTCCCCAGAAGCCCTCCACGGCGGCTCCGCCCCAGCCGTCCGTCGCGGAGGTGCGGCGCGCTATCGGCGCCGCCGACGACCCGTCCGCCTCTGGGAGGGACAAACAGTCCGGTTTCATGGAGCTCCTCGCCTCCACGCCGATCGGGCAGCCGGAGAGCGACGCCGAGCGCCGAATCCGCGAGGCCGCCGAGTGGGTGGTCGACAACACCGAGTCGCGCGCACAGGAAG GGCAAAAGTCTATCTTGGTGCTATGCATGAAGATCTTTCCTCTGTGGCTGTTCCTCATGCTTACCGCCCTTGGAGTTATAAAATTACCATTTGATATTCCCGGTCTGGATATGGATAATCTCCTAATGTAA